The following are encoded together in the Candidatus Hinthialibacter antarcticus genome:
- a CDS encoding DNRLRE domain-containing protein, translated as MKQYAYFVVALVIFTVPAWAQERTLEFQNGLNGYEGTDDSFVMSGNPDRNTNFENNPDGNQFQIEWDGSDSGGRNIALFKFNGLFGDGPNQVPPGAQIVKAELQTVVTNSGSSSQSSTLSNLLIEWDEETVTFNNLFNGGLGTFEDPLVGQHVSELSVQLFHDPAGVGDIWSGDITELIQELSDGLPNNGFAIVPAEDASNGFGHLSSETPISEPVTRLTVEATSGTYVFENGVNGYEGVKDVWIGNNGNRYFTNYGASQSIQLERNSEDDVELGLLRFDNIIGAADGQIPDGGTVLSALLTLWVQDGGDAVVYVDEILPHNSEVLGVEIDTYFDEDSVTFETFVEDGVYPQYGVEVGEEPVAEFTPEAFSVVDIDVTASVQKWTLGEAPNYGWLFEATSGAPVNLSAVEGGESFGPPKLIVT; from the coding sequence ATGAAACAATATGCTTATTTTGTTGTCGCACTTGTCATCTTTACCGTCCCCGCCTGGGCGCAAGAACGCACCCTCGAGTTCCAGAACGGGTTGAACGGCTACGAAGGAACCGACGACTCGTTCGTGATGTCAGGCAACCCGGACCGGAATACGAATTTTGAAAACAACCCCGACGGAAACCAATTTCAGATTGAATGGGATGGCAGCGATTCGGGCGGGCGCAACATCGCCTTGTTCAAATTTAACGGCCTCTTCGGCGATGGCCCCAACCAGGTGCCGCCCGGTGCGCAGATTGTGAAGGCGGAGCTGCAAACCGTCGTGACGAATTCGGGTTCGTCGAGCCAATCATCGACGCTTTCAAACTTGCTGATTGAATGGGATGAAGAGACGGTCACGTTTAACAACCTGTTTAATGGCGGCTTGGGCACGTTTGAAGACCCGCTTGTTGGGCAGCACGTCTCCGAACTCTCCGTACAACTGTTCCATGACCCCGCAGGCGTCGGGGATATTTGGAGCGGGGACATTACTGAACTCATACAAGAACTTTCAGACGGGCTGCCGAATAATGGCTTCGCGATTGTTCCTGCTGAAGACGCCAGCAACGGCTTCGGACACCTTTCGTCGGAAACGCCCATCTCAGAGCCCGTCACCCGCTTGACCGTTGAGGCGACCTCGGGAACCTACGTTTTTGAAAATGGCGTGAATGGGTATGAAGGCGTGAAAGACGTCTGGATCGGCAACAACGGCAATCGCTACTTTACAAATTACGGCGCCAGTCAGTCGATCCAACTGGAGCGCAATTCAGAAGACGATGTTGAATTGGGGCTGTTGCGGTTTGATAACATCATCGGCGCGGCTGACGGTCAAATCCCCGACGGGGGGACTGTGCTCTCTGCTCTGTTGACGTTGTGGGTGCAAGACGGCGGCGACGCGGTTGTGTATGTCGATGAGATTCTGCCGCATAATTCAGAAGTGTTGGGCGTAGAGATCGACACCTACTTTGATGAAGATTCGGTGACGTTTGAGACCTTTGTCGAAGACGGCGTGTATCCACAGTATGGCGTCGAAGTCGGTGAGGAGCCGGTCGCGGAATTCACCCCGGAAGCCTTTTCGGTGGTTGATATCGACGTGACCGCCAGCGTACAAAAATGGACGCTGGGCGAAGCCCCGAATTATGGCTGGCTGTTTGAAGCGACCAGCGGCGCCCCGGTGAACCTCAGCGCGGTCGAAGGCGGCGAAAGTTTTGGTCCGCCCAAACTAATCGTGACCT
- a CDS encoding DUF1501 domain-containing protein produces the protein MQLTRRQMLASLSSMAYYSALSTTPTWIAHSAEALFGAEADADGRILVILQHGGGMDGLNTVIPRTDDIYYDAQTRPNIQVPRGSEINLDGLNGFHPQLSRLADWYQQGNVGVIQNVGYENPNQSHFTSTDIYEYGQNPLEFPLEKGWAARFYDNQCDGCDSHPLDMLIAGKSSVPDSLAGANFYVPPAISNPSDYSIRANEDADLRLQAINKLNQLTASDPQIDFLQRSANAVQASIQDIATASALAELVPDGSYSDDSFGRGLRLTSQIIRSGFQTRIFYVSQGGYDTHSNQVAAANPLEQGSHPRLMGRFDQSVDAFLTEMRESGNLDRVMIMTFSEFGRRVYENGSLGTDHGAANCMFLFGGGIQGGVYGGQPDLEDVSRGNLKYNVDFRSVYAQVIENWFGADAAPVFGQSAYENAIRPGMADVPFIAEPVNAVSGQ, from the coding sequence ATGCAGCTGACTCGACGCCAGATGCTAGCCAGCCTTTCGAGCATGGCTTATTATTCCGCCCTCTCGACTACGCCCACATGGATCGCCCATTCCGCCGAAGCGCTGTTTGGCGCTGAGGCCGACGCCGATGGGCGCATTCTCGTCATTCTGCAACACGGCGGCGGGATGGACGGATTGAATACGGTGATCCCGCGTACGGACGATATCTATTATGATGCGCAAACCCGGCCCAATATTCAGGTGCCGCGCGGGTCTGAAATTAATTTAGACGGGCTGAATGGGTTTCACCCTCAATTGTCGCGCTTGGCGGATTGGTACCAACAGGGCAACGTCGGCGTCATTCAAAACGTCGGCTATGAAAACCCCAACCAGTCTCATTTCACCTCGACTGACATCTATGAGTATGGGCAGAACCCGTTGGAGTTTCCGCTGGAAAAAGGCTGGGCGGCGCGGTTCTATGACAATCAGTGCGACGGCTGCGATTCGCACCCGTTGGATATGTTGATTGCGGGTAAAAGCAGCGTGCCCGATTCATTGGCGGGGGCGAATTTTTATGTGCCGCCCGCGATTTCGAACCCTTCAGATTATTCCATTCGAGCCAACGAAGACGCTGACCTTCGCTTGCAGGCCATCAACAAATTAAACCAACTGACGGCGTCTGACCCGCAGATTGACTTCTTACAGCGCAGCGCCAATGCGGTGCAGGCGTCCATTCAAGATATAGCCACTGCGTCGGCGCTGGCGGAGTTGGTTCCAGATGGATCCTATTCGGATGATTCATTTGGACGCGGCTTGCGTTTGACTTCGCAGATTATTCGCTCCGGTTTTCAGACGCGAATCTTTTACGTCAGCCAGGGCGGTTATGACACTCACTCCAATCAAGTTGCTGCGGCGAACCCGCTGGAGCAAGGCTCGCATCCCCGCTTGATGGGGCGGTTCGACCAATCGGTCGACGCCTTTCTCACAGAGATGCGCGAGTCAGGCAATTTAGACCGGGTGATGATTATGACATTCTCAGAATTTGGGCGCCGCGTATATGAAAACGGCAGCCTGGGCACCGACCACGGCGCCGCCAATTGTATGTTTCTGTTCGGCGGCGGCATTCAAGGCGGCGTTTACGGCGGACAGCCTGATTTGGAAGACGTGTCACGAGGCAACCTGAAATATAACGTTGATTTTCGCTCGGTATATGCGCAAGTTATCGAAAATTGGTTCGGTGCGGATGCGGCGCCGGTGTTCGGTCAATCGGCGTATGAAAACGCGATTCGCCCCGGCATGGCTGATGTGCCATTTATTGCGGAACCCGTCAATGCAGTCAGCGGACAATAA
- a CDS encoding DUF1800 domain-containing protein encodes MVYMERYEGPWAEAEAAHLCRRTAFGGTPEEHAVLANMGMQPAVSALVDYDPDDRSLDDHIQSLRDFDEFQRIKNPETDAALQGWWIYRMVHTHQPLQEIFTLFLHDHFVSEWSKVRDGVSGAVNDGNDGSLPEDQNCTSGTLAPDEARRNRITARLLHCQNELLRRTGHGAFRDLLRAVTRDPAMLIYLDNKDNFKGRAQENYGRELMELFSMGIGNYSEDDVREVSRALTGETIKTVCELDYPYTYFFHPAKHDREPKIVFGTMFNHRGRGEDTEQVIDLVLTHVSQSGISPAHDRLPATSLYMAWKLITWFVNEDIAISHPAVEELAEIFYSQTPNGYNYDVREALRVLFESKLFYDAEHRFRMYKHPVDYMVTALRSLGVEEPRYTTTARSYLANMGMELFSPPSVNGWIHGRAWINSSSIINRFNYADRISRRSILNRKKTQLLLDQNHARNEDDHEGVIEYLRSRLLQQPLSGEEMDVLIEFAQGVQTGREAFRRRVNGLAHLMMAMPKYQQK; translated from the coding sequence ATGGTTTATATGGAGCGGTATGAAGGCCCCTGGGCCGAAGCGGAAGCGGCGCACCTCTGTCGCCGAACCGCATTTGGCGGGACGCCTGAAGAACACGCGGTTTTAGCGAACATGGGGATGCAACCCGCCGTATCAGCGCTGGTTGATTATGACCCCGACGACCGTTCGCTTGATGACCACATCCAATCGTTGCGCGACTTTGACGAGTTTCAGCGGATCAAAAATCCCGAAACGGACGCCGCGTTGCAGGGCTGGTGGATCTATCGGATGGTCCACACGCACCAGCCGTTGCAGGAAATCTTCACGCTGTTTCTTCATGACCACTTTGTTTCAGAGTGGAGCAAGGTTCGGGACGGCGTGTCGGGCGCTGTGAATGACGGCAATGACGGTTCGCTGCCGGAAGACCAGAACTGCACGTCGGGGACGTTGGCGCCGGACGAAGCGCGTCGCAACCGTATCACGGCGCGTTTGTTGCATTGTCAGAACGAGTTGCTGCGCCGCACGGGGCATGGCGCGTTTCGCGACCTGCTCCGGGCTGTGACGCGCGACCCGGCGATGCTGATTTATCTCGACAACAAAGATAATTTCAAAGGCCGCGCTCAAGAAAATTATGGCCGCGAGTTGATGGAACTGTTTTCGATGGGCATCGGCAATTACAGCGAAGATGATGTCCGGGAAGTTTCCAGAGCGTTAACGGGCGAAACCATTAAGACCGTCTGTGAACTCGATTACCCATACACGTATTTTTTCCATCCTGCGAAACACGACCGCGAGCCGAAGATCGTCTTCGGAACGATGTTCAATCATCGCGGACGCGGTGAAGACACCGAACAAGTGATTGATCTGGTCTTGACTCACGTCAGCCAGAGCGGAATCAGCCCCGCCCATGACCGCCTGCCTGCGACCTCGCTCTATATGGCTTGGAAGTTAATCACCTGGTTTGTGAATGAAGATATCGCTATCAGTCATCCCGCTGTTGAAGAACTGGCGGAGATTTTTTATTCCCAAACGCCGAATGGCTATAACTATGACGTGCGCGAGGCGTTGCGGGTATTGTTTGAATCGAAATTGTTTTACGACGCCGAACACCGCTTTCGCATGTACAAACACCCGGTCGATTACATGGTGACCGCGTTGCGCAGTTTAGGCGTTGAAGAACCGCGCTATACCACCACGGCGCGTTCTTACCTGGCGAATATGGGCATGGAGCTGTTCTCGCCGCCTTCCGTGAACGGTTGGATTCATGGCCGCGCCTGGATCAATTCCAGCAGCATCATCAATCGCTTTAACTATGCCGACCGCATCTCGCGGCGCAGCATTCTTAATCGCAAGAAAACCCAACTTTTGCTCGATCAAAATCATGCAAGAAACGAAGACGATCATGAAGGCGTGATCGAATATTTGCGGTCGCGTTTGTTGCAGCAGCCGCTGTCCGGCGAAGAGATGGACGTGCTCATTGAATTCGCCCAAGGCGTTCAAACTGGACGCGAGGCGTTTCGTCGCCGCGTGAATGGATTGGCGCATTTGATGATGGCCATGCCCAAGTATCAACAAAAATAG
- a CDS encoding serine hydrolase, whose amino-acid sequence MLRNSLQTILAVVTLSCVSIALVAAQEKKAVFDWMPALPEAQGFTQQGVERLVETLRERDTKCLLIVRNDKVVCEWYAPDFGPHKKHYSASLAKALVGGMSLLLALNDGLIGVDDPAEKYITQWQGDSTREGVTIRHLATHSSGVADAHNDSLGHFDIGGWKTRFWQREPDPFTISRDWAPMSFKPGTGYEYSNPGMALLSYCITAALQGGEHQDVRTLLRERIMRPIGVEDDDWSIGYGKTYSVDGMDMVANWGGGAFTARAVARIGRLMLRRGDWDGRRLFDAKWGRLVTSDAGTPEPYRGPGEGPTPRAGLAWWVNSDGVLKQLPKDAFMGAGAGNQILIVIPSMNMVVVRMGGQMQPDSFWGGIESCLVNPLMDAASKTSLAPYPPSPVIKDIEWAPMDSITRKAPGGDNWPITWADDGALYTAYGDGFGFEPFVEKKLSLGLVKVSGTPGAFRGENLRSSDIEQIGDGAKGKKASGLLMIDGVLYLLARNADNAQLAWSEDYGKTWQWAPWTFETSFGCPTFVQFGKNYAKARDEYVYLVSQDSDSAYETSDRMVMARVHQANIKDRKAYEFFQGLDDAGAPLWTKNLNQRGAMFEHPGRCYRSGITYNAGLKRYLWCQTLPGAAPRFSGGFGIYDAPEPWGPWTTVYFTELWDVGPGETSSFPPAWMSSDGQTCHLVFSGDDAFSVRKAVMRLNN is encoded by the coding sequence ATGTTGCGAAATTCGCTTCAAACCATTCTCGCAGTCGTCACTCTATCATGTGTGAGTATAGCGCTGGTTGCAGCGCAAGAAAAAAAAGCCGTGTTTGATTGGATGCCCGCGCTGCCGGAAGCGCAAGGGTTTACGCAGCAGGGCGTCGAGCGCCTAGTTGAGACCCTGCGTGAGCGCGATACCAAATGCTTATTAATTGTTCGCAATGATAAGGTGGTATGCGAATGGTATGCGCCGGACTTCGGGCCGCATAAAAAACACTATAGCGCTTCGTTGGCCAAAGCCCTGGTCGGGGGCATGTCGCTGCTGTTGGCGCTGAATGACGGATTGATCGGGGTGGATGATCCCGCTGAAAAATACATCACCCAATGGCAGGGCGATTCTACCCGCGAGGGAGTTACGATTCGCCATCTAGCGACACACTCGTCCGGCGTTGCCGATGCGCATAACGACAGCCTGGGGCATTTTGATATCGGCGGTTGGAAGACGCGCTTTTGGCAACGCGAGCCCGACCCGTTCACCATTTCACGCGACTGGGCGCCGATGTCGTTTAAGCCGGGAACCGGGTATGAATATAGCAACCCCGGCATGGCGTTGTTGTCGTATTGCATCACCGCCGCGTTGCAAGGCGGCGAACATCAAGATGTGCGTACGCTGCTGCGTGAGCGCATCATGCGCCCGATTGGCGTTGAAGACGACGATTGGTCAATCGGCTACGGCAAGACCTATTCGGTTGACGGCATGGACATGGTCGCCAACTGGGGCGGCGGGGCATTCACCGCGCGCGCGGTCGCCCGCATCGGCCGCCTGATGTTGCGGCGCGGCGATTGGGACGGACGCCGTCTGTTTGACGCCAAGTGGGGTCGGCTCGTGACCTCCGACGCGGGGACGCCGGAACCCTATCGCGGCCCGGGCGAAGGCCCGACGCCAAGAGCGGGGCTGGCTTGGTGGGTCAATTCGGATGGCGTACTCAAGCAGTTACCCAAAGACGCGTTTATGGGAGCGGGAGCAGGCAACCAGATTTTGATTGTCATACCCAGCATGAATATGGTCGTGGTTCGAATGGGCGGGCAGATGCAACCGGACAGTTTCTGGGGCGGGATTGAGTCGTGCCTCGTTAATCCACTGATGGACGCCGCGTCGAAAACCTCTTTAGCGCCGTATCCACCCAGCCCTGTAATCAAAGACATCGAATGGGCGCCAATGGATTCAATCACCCGCAAGGCGCCGGGCGGCGACAACTGGCCGATCACATGGGCCGACGACGGCGCGTTATATACCGCCTACGGTGATGGATTTGGATTCGAACCGTTTGTCGAGAAAAAACTCAGCCTGGGGTTGGTCAAAGTGTCTGGAACTCCGGGTGCGTTTCGGGGAGAAAACCTGCGCTCATCTGATATCGAACAAATTGGCGACGGCGCCAAGGGCAAAAAAGCCAGCGGTCTGTTGATGATCGACGGCGTTTTGTATCTGCTCGCGCGTAACGCTGATAATGCGCAGCTGGCGTGGTCAGAGGACTACGGCAAAACCTGGCAGTGGGCGCCTTGGACATTTGAAACCAGTTTCGGTTGTCCGACGTTTGTTCAATTTGGCAAGAATTACGCCAAGGCGCGAGACGAGTATGTCTATCTGGTTTCCCAAGATTCTGATAGCGCCTATGAAACTTCTGACCGTATGGTGATGGCTCGAGTTCATCAAGCGAATATCAAAGACCGCAAGGCGTATGAATTCTTTCAAGGTTTGGATGACGCCGGTGCGCCGCTTTGGACGAAGAATTTGAACCAACGCGGAGCGATGTTTGAGCACCCAGGTCGATGCTACCGCTCAGGTATTACTTACAACGCGGGCCTTAAACGCTATCTGTGGTGTCAGACGCTGCCCGGCGCCGCGCCCCGGTTTTCGGGCGGCTTTGGGATATACGACGCGCCCGAACCTTGGGGGCCGTGGACGACGGTTTATTTCACTGAACTGTGGGATGTAGGGCCTGGCGAGACCAGTTCGTTTCCACCCGCTTGGATGAGCAGCGATGGTCAAACCTGCCATTTGGTTTTTTCCGGCGACGATGCGTTTTCGGTACGAAAAGCGGTGATGCGCCTAAACAACTAA
- a CDS encoding CRTAC1 family protein, whose translation MYSFRNIPVINLIASLILISAFAVHGDDRADGFYDVTEQSGVDFVHTDGASERYFLIETVTAGLGAFDYDNDGDIDLYFVNGAALPGREFESPPVNRLYRNDGNLKFTDVTEESGAGDSGYGMGCVMADYDNDGDQDIFVSNFGDDALLRNNGDGTFSNVTQQAGVNDPRAGAGSVFADFNHDGWLDLFVANYVHCPTDKEETCTRLGVRLYCDPSTFENVYPPQLSSMYFNNGDGAFRNVSKESGIENFEGRGMGVAAADYDNDGDTDIYIANDVSANFLWTNNGEGVFEEMGMFTGVAYDQHGREQGSMGCDWGDFDGDGWQDVIVTSYQRQSNTLYRNTRDGAFQDVTIPAGILEGSMENVSWAALFFDYDNDADNDLYIAHGHLQVNIEDLEPAVHYKSRDQLFQNNKGAFTDVSQSAGPGFQVPLSTRGGVYADLDNDGDLDLVTNNSRDHALVLENVRNNGNEWITLKLQGSDSNRDAIGARVTVRVGDHEQLKEVRAGSSYQSHYDNRLHFGLGKEKSIDEITITWPSGAEQTHKNVPSKRFYLIKENGGIKSIQ comes from the coding sequence ATGTATTCATTCCGCAACATACCGGTCATTAATTTAATAGCATCACTCATTCTTATCTCAGCGTTCGCCGTTCACGGCGATGACCGCGCCGACGGGTTCTATGATGTCACCGAACAATCCGGCGTCGACTTCGTCCACACCGACGGCGCCAGCGAGCGCTACTTTCTCATCGAAACCGTCACCGCAGGCCTCGGCGCCTTCGACTATGACAACGACGGCGACATCGACCTCTACTTCGTCAACGGCGCCGCTTTACCGGGACGCGAATTTGAGTCGCCGCCGGTCAACCGCCTCTACCGCAATGACGGCAACCTAAAGTTCACCGACGTGACCGAAGAATCGGGCGCGGGCGACTCCGGCTACGGCATGGGTTGCGTGATGGCTGATTATGACAACGACGGCGATCAGGATATCTTCGTCTCCAACTTCGGCGACGACGCTCTCTTACGCAACAACGGCGACGGCACGTTCTCCAATGTAACCCAACAAGCAGGCGTGAACGATCCGCGCGCCGGCGCCGGCAGCGTGTTCGCCGACTTCAACCATGACGGCTGGCTCGACTTGTTTGTTGCGAATTACGTCCACTGCCCCACCGACAAAGAAGAAACCTGCACCCGCCTCGGCGTCCGGCTCTATTGCGACCCCAGCACATTTGAAAACGTCTATCCGCCTCAACTCTCCAGCATGTATTTCAACAACGGCGACGGCGCGTTCCGCAACGTCAGCAAAGAGTCAGGCATCGAAAATTTTGAAGGCCGGGGCATGGGCGTCGCCGCCGCCGACTACGACAATGACGGCGATACCGACATCTATATTGCGAACGACGTGTCCGCCAATTTTTTGTGGACCAACAACGGCGAAGGCGTGTTTGAAGAAATGGGCATGTTCACCGGTGTCGCTTACGATCAACACGGGCGCGAACAAGGCAGCATGGGCTGCGATTGGGGCGATTTTGACGGCGACGGCTGGCAGGATGTCATCGTCACCAGTTACCAGCGACAATCCAACACGCTATACCGCAACACCCGCGACGGCGCATTCCAAGACGTCACCATCCCGGCGGGCATTCTCGAAGGCAGTATGGAAAACGTCAGTTGGGCGGCGCTGTTTTTTGATTACGACAACGACGCCGACAATGATCTCTACATCGCCCACGGCCACTTGCAAGTGAATATAGAAGACCTCGAACCTGCGGTGCATTACAAAAGCCGCGACCAGTTATTTCAAAATAATAAAGGCGCATTCACCGACGTCAGCCAATCCGCCGGGCCGGGCTTTCAGGTTCCACTCTCGACCCGCGGCGGCGTGTACGCCGACCTCGACAACGACGGCGACCTCGACCTCGTCACCAATAATTCACGCGACCACGCGTTGGTGTTAGAGAACGTCCGCAATAACGGCAATGAATGGATCACCTTGAAACTACAGGGCAGCGACAGCAACCGCGACGCCATCGGCGCCCGCGTCACTGTGCGCGTGGGCGATCATGAACAACTGAAAGAAGTGCGGGCGGGCAGTAGTTATCAAAGCCATTACGATAACCGACTGCATTTTGGCTTGGGCAAAGAAAAAAGTATTGATGAGATCACAATCACCTGGCCCAGCGGCGCCGAGCAGACACACAAAAACGTTCCATCAAAACGCTTCTATCTCATCAAAGAAAACGGCGGGATCAAGTCAATTCAATAA
- a CDS encoding tetratricopeptide repeat protein: MLFFANDLKMKCIFASLIFMTIAVSGFAESVTPATVLDYTLKQIDGVAGDSDSSAYEYARGMAYFRAVHYEDSLQAFQRAFEMDPRNSLFLGMIANCYFHLHQYEDAVEWYRKTVLESPAYPKGFLRLGLSLERLNRPDEALQVFQTGIKETPGEFSSLYYAARILFDQNKLDESLQWVQTLRSKSDEYTEPIYLQAQIARKQGDMEAAKALMVEFQEKRKQEHTAFDEAPRMSDDVSARRAAVTTHFDLAQILFELDKDKDAIAQLDAAIALAPNDIDARLTAVNLAMERKENRFVETQLRWLTKTKPNNGEYAFRLGVLLGLQKRYDEAEPFLQRAVSLTPDNVNALRGLVDCLVNLRRDPKIALSLSQDAVELDPSAISYDLLSRLFYINGRINESIDAMQNAVRLEPNNPVYKKRYQALLSRRKQ, encoded by the coding sequence ATGTTATTTTTTGCGAATGACCTGAAAATGAAGTGCATCTTTGCATCGCTGATTTTTATGACGATTGCCGTCTCTGGGTTCGCCGAATCCGTCACGCCCGCCACCGTGTTGGATTACACGCTGAAGCAGATTGATGGAGTTGCGGGTGACAGCGATAGTAGTGCGTATGAGTATGCCCGGGGCATGGCGTATTTTCGCGCTGTGCACTATGAGGATTCGTTGCAGGCGTTTCAACGGGCATTCGAGATGGACCCCCGAAACTCATTGTTCTTGGGGATGATCGCTAACTGCTACTTTCATTTGCACCAATACGAAGACGCCGTTGAATGGTATCGCAAGACGGTGTTGGAGAGTCCAGCATACCCCAAAGGTTTTTTGCGTTTGGGGCTAAGTTTGGAACGCCTGAACCGGCCTGATGAAGCATTGCAAGTTTTTCAAACGGGTATAAAAGAAACGCCGGGCGAGTTTTCGAGTTTGTATTACGCCGCGAGAATTTTGTTCGACCAGAACAAACTCGACGAATCATTGCAATGGGTCCAAACCTTACGTTCAAAGAGCGATGAATATACCGAGCCAATTTATTTGCAAGCGCAGATTGCGCGAAAACAGGGCGACATGGAAGCCGCCAAAGCCCTGATGGTGGAGTTCCAGGAGAAGCGCAAGCAAGAACACACCGCTTTTGATGAAGCGCCGCGAATGAGCGACGACGTTTCTGCGCGCCGCGCCGCAGTGACGACCCATTTTGATCTGGCGCAGATTTTATTTGAACTGGATAAAGATAAAGACGCCATCGCCCAATTGGACGCCGCAATTGCGCTGGCTCCCAATGATATAGATGCGCGCTTGACGGCAGTGAATCTAGCGATGGAGCGTAAAGAAAACCGCTTTGTCGAAACACAATTACGCTGGCTGACGAAAACAAAGCCCAACAACGGCGAATACGCATTTCGGCTTGGAGTGTTACTCGGTCTGCAAAAACGCTATGACGAGGCGGAACCGTTTCTGCAACGCGCTGTCAGTTTGACGCCGGACAATGTGAACGCATTGCGAGGGTTGGTTGATTGTCTGGTGAATTTGCGTCGCGACCCCAAGATTGCTTTGTCGCTCTCTCAGGATGCGGTGGAATTAGACCCGTCTGCGATTTCGTATGATCTACTGAGCCGCCTCTTTTACATAAACGGGCGCATCAACGAAAGCATCGACGCCATGCAGAACGCCGTCAGGTTAGAGCCCAACAATCCGGTCTATAAAAAACGCTATCAGGCGTTGCTCTCGCGGCGAAAGCAATAG